The following is a genomic window from Synergistaceae bacterium.
TGCCAATCGGGGTATGGGGCGGAGAAACCAAATTTAGTGTTGTTGAAAACCCCATGGGTGGCTGTCCTGCAACCGGTGATGAGGCTGACATGTGCCGGATAGGTAATACTCGGATAGATACTCATCATCCGATTGACACGTGCCCCTCTCCCCAACAGGAGAGAGTAGTTGGGTTTCTTTTCAAGATACTCAAGATCTTTATCCACCATTGCGTCCATCGAGAGGACAAAAAGTTTACGTTGCATCTGCTCCTCCACAGTTTTTATTTCGCTTAAGTGTTGGGTACAGGGACCTAATGGAAATTTCCTCTTCGACAATAAATGATTATTCCTACTTTGGATTTTGAAGAGTAACTTCTTATCCCATATATCATTTTAACTCATGGCACCACTATCGAAAAAGGTCTTTCAAAATTCTACTTTCTTTTGGAGTCGGCCACACTTCCGACCTCTTCAATACCTGCCATTTGCTTGTTCGTATAAACTTTTCAATGCAGGGTAAAGTGCTTTATAAAGACTGAACTGCTCATCATATATTACCGCATGATCTTTTGAAGGAATGAAAAGGGAACTAGTTTCAATTTTTCCCTCAATGCTAGAATAATCCTCCATCAAACCAAGACCGATCATCGCACAGTAACATAAACCTATTGTCCCAATGTAGCGAGGATTCTTGGGAACCCGTATTGGAATTTGTAGTATGTTAGCCAACATCTGCATCCAAACATCACTTTGGGCACCTCCACCAACAACACGAATCTCATTAGGCAATCTGCCATGGAGGCTGTGATATTTCTCCAATGACCAACGATGTGTATAGCAAATGCTTTCCAGCATTGCCCGTGCAAAATATCTACGATCATGTTGTTCCGTTATATTGAAAAAAACTGCCTTCGCATTCTTCGAAAGCGGCTTCAACTCCCCGTTCAACCAGTGTGTTGCTATGAGTCCCGACGATCCAGCCGGTACCTGGGCAACTTCGGAATCAACAAATTTGGTTATTTCCTTACCGTAAGTATTTTTCTCGGCATTATAGAACTGCTGTATCAACCAATCGTATGCCTTTCCCCCGGTTTGAATCGAAAAGAGTGCGCTCTCGAAATGCTCATCGAGAGTAAAATATAGATTGGAATAGTTTTCGAGACGATTTCGCTGTATCTCTGCAAACCAAGAGGAAGTCCCTAAATAAATATGGGTACAGCCTTCCCGTATACAACCACTTCCAACAGAAATCGCAGCAAGATCTGTAAACCCTGCAAAAACAGGGACACCCGCTTTCAGTCCCATCTGTGCTGCAGCATTGGATTCCAAGTATCCCACACACGAAGTAGAAGGAACTGATTTAGGGAATTTATCCAAGTCCCCATCCAATTCTGCACAGCGTAGAATTCGATTATACCGCTCCTGCAAGTTACTATTCGGAGTTTCAATGAAATTATCAGAATAATCTGTGGTTAAAGTACCAGTAGCACGATATTTGAAATAGGTATTTAAACCAACAATGTGCTCCGCATTCATCCAAATCTCAGGTTCTTGTTCTTTCAACCACATGAGTCGCGGCCAATATTCCTGCCCTGTTCCAACATCAAAATTCAATCTTCTATTCAAGAAATCAGCCTGCTCTACGGCTCTCGAATCCATCCAAGTCAAACTTCTGCATAATGGCTCACAAGAAGAATCGAGCGGTATGATATGTTTCCAAGGAGCTGAGATAACCAAACCTTTTAAATCTGAGATATCACAATCCTTCACGCATTCTCTGGAAGCTTGACACAATGAATCCCACAATACGCCAACATCTTGCTCAGCTCGATCACTGGATGGCTGAAATAGTTCGCATTCAGTTTTCGCGCAATTGATGTTCCATGTCTCAAGGTGTATTGCCGAGGCCTTGATAGACGTTGTGCCACAATCGATAGCAAGAATAAAACTCATAGCTGACTCCTCACACAGTAGCTATAGTACCCCAAACCAGAGGGATGATGTGCGATACAGTCAATCTCGATTCCAAAGAAATCAGGCTTGACATATCGACTTTCAGAATACTTCCGGATTCCCGATATGCTCCTCGCTAATCTCCTGAAATGGATAGAATGGTTTGGGTAGATGTTGAAATGGAAGGGTAAGCAGATTAGGACCCGCAGCACCGGGAGTATCTGTATTAATTACTTGAGATGAAATGGGATCGTAACTCGCCCGCAGTGAAGAACAGGCTTTCACAGAAACCAGTCGACACAACGTAGGCTCGATTCCAAACCCTCGATAGAATTGCAGATCACCGGCATTTTCAGATTTTGACGTAATCAAAATTTGGACATATCCTATTTCAATTACAGCACAGAGTCCCAAATTTCTCATTTGACCTCGTTCTGCTGGTCCCTCCAATAAAAATGTTCCATTGTGCAGACTTTTAATAAATGCATCTTTAACGAGCACGGGGGTGCTCAACTGCGGGGCCAAGCTTGCTCCAAGCAGAAAATCAGCTTTATTGTTCACCCCAACAGAAAATGCTTTCATCACTGCGCTCTTATCCAGTACGGTGACCGCACAGCGCAAGGAATCCTTGTATTTCAAGATATGGTTGATGACAGTAGCGCTATCCCCACACGCTCCAGCATTCGGGGAATCCGCAGAATCCACCAAAACAACTGGTCTGCCACTATCATTCTGGAGTGCCAAGCGAACTACTTCATCAATTGAGCTCAACGTGTC
Proteins encoded in this region:
- a CDS encoding carbohydrate kinase, translating into MSFILAIDCGTTSIKASAIHLETWNINCAKTECELFQPSSDRAEQDVGVLWDSLCQASRECVKDCDISDLKGLVISAPWKHIIPLDSSCEPLCRSLTWMDSRAVEQADFLNRRLNFDVGTGQEYWPRLMWLKEQEPEIWMNAEHIVGLNTYFKYRATGTLTTDYSDNFIETPNSNLQERYNRILRCAELDGDLDKFPKSVPSTSCVGYLESNAAAQMGLKAGVPVFAGFTDLAAISVGSGCIREGCTHIYLGTSSWFAEIQRNRLENYSNLYFTLDEHFESALFSIQTGGKAYDWLIQQFYNAEKNTYGKEITKFVDSEVAQVPAGSSGLIATHWLNGELKPLSKNAKAVFFNITEQHDRRYFARAMLESICYTHRWSLEKYHSLHGRLPNEIRVVGGGAQSDVWMQMLANILQIPIRVPKNPRYIGTIGLCYCAMIGLGLMEDYSSIEGKIETSSLFIPSKDHAVIYDEQFSLYKALYPALKSLYEQANGRY